GCGCCTTCCGCCACGCTGCCCGAGGCCACGCTCGCCACGTAGAGGTCCACGGCCTCCGCGCCCAGCGCCGCCGCGCCCTCGCCGGGCTGACGCGGCAGGGACACCTTCACCACTTCCGGCAGCCGGCCGGTGACGGCGCCCACGCCCACGGGGGCCAGGCGCGCCACGCTCAACTCCATGGGGGTGCCTTCCGGCACCTTGGCCACCTCGCGGTAGAGGGCGGCCTCGTCCTGCACGTGCACGCCGTTGACGGACAGCACGCGGTCGAAGCTCTTCAGGCCCGCGGTGGCCGCGGGGGACGTCGCCGGCACGCCCACCACCGGCGGCTGCGGGTAGGGGCTCACGCCAATCATCCCGCGCTCGATGGTGTCCACCGGGGACACCTCCGAGCTCTTCTCCGGCGTCACCTCCACCACCTGCTGCTTCCCGTCGCGCTCCAGCGTGATGGGGACGGGGCGGTTGAACTTGCCGACGAACGCGTCGCGCATGTCGTCGAAGGTGCGGACCGGCTCGCCCTCCACGGACAGGATGCGGTCACCGGGGCGGACGCCCGCGGCGGCGGCGGCCATGTCCGGCGACACCATGCCCACGCGCGTGGACAGCGTCTCCTGGGGCCCCAGGAAGACGAAGAAGTAGACGAAGATGGGGAACAGCAGGTTGAAGGCCGGGCCCGCCAGGACGATGAGCCCGCGCTTCCAGGGCGGCTGCGCCAAAAAGCCGCGCGCGGCCTCTTCCGGCGGGAGCTCCTCGTGCGGAAGGTCTCCGGCCATCTTCACGAAGCCGCCCAGGGGCAGGAGCGCCACCTGGTACTCCGTCTCGCCCTTGGTGAAGCCGATGATCTTCGGGCCGAAGCCGATGGAGAACTTGAGGACCTTCACTCCGCAGGCCTTGGCCACGAGGAAGTGGCCAAGCTCATGCACCGTCACGA
This DNA window, taken from Corallococcus coralloides DSM 2259, encodes the following:
- the rseP gene encoding RIP metalloprotease RseP — protein: MLQNLGFFILLLGVLVTVHELGHFLVAKACGVKVLKFSIGFGPKIIGFTKGETEYQVALLPLGGFVKMAGDLPHEELPPEEAARGFLAQPPWKRGLIVLAGPAFNLLFPIFVYFFVFLGPQETLSTRVGMVSPDMAAAAAGVRPGDRILSVEGEPVRTFDDMRDAFVGKFNRPVPITLERDGKQQVVEVTPEKSSEVSPVDTIERGMIGVSPYPQPPVVGVPATSPAATAGLKSFDRVLSVNGVHVQDEAALYREVAKVPEGTPMELSVARLAPVGVGAVTGRLPEVVKVSLPRQPGEGAAALGAEAVDLYVASVASGSVAEGAGIMPGDRIVAINGTPLKSFNKLATVLNGLQAQPFTLTWRGAQGERTEQLAQAPLKTRDDYGQTSAPLVFGVRPWSYSSADLPPVEKVTIDLGPAAAFKEAALIVPKIVGQMVQVLGGLFVGKVSPSTIGGPIMMYQLAAKSAEQGLDSFLNLMAIISINLGVMNLLPIPVLDGFHLLSAAWEGIRRRPIPVRVREVANMVGLALLILLMLLAVTNDVTR